The window TGAAACCGTCTTTTTACATCTCTGTGTCCCTGCAGGTGAGGTATGCCATAAGTCCTACACCCAGTTCTCAAACCTGTGCCGTCACAAACGCATGCATGCTGACTGCAGAACGCAGATAAAGTGCAAGGACTGCGGGCAGATGTTCAGCACCACTTCCTCCCTGAACAAGCACCGGCGCTTCTGTGAAGGGAAGAACCATTTCACGACAGGAGGATTGTTTGCTCAAAGTATGCCGCTCCCCGGTGCCCCTGGTTTGGACAAATCAGCTTTAGCCATGGGCCACAGCAGTGGTGGATTGGCTGATTACTTTGGGGCTAGCCGCCATCATGGTGGGCTTACCTTCCCTGCGGCGCCAGGCTTCCCATTCAGTTTTCCCGGCCTTTTTCCTTCTGGACTCTACCACCGTCCACCACTCATTCCTGCCACCTCTTCCCCGGTTAGGCAACCAGCTCTCGCTGTGGGTGGTGGGCCTGGTGCAGAGCTAAGTAGGAATCCTCTGCTGCCTCCTAGCCCTGGAGCTCATGAGTCCAGAGAGCTTCTTAAGGCGCTTCGGAAGGAAGACAGTGGTCCTGAAAGTCAGATCAGAGCTTCGGACCTACACACTCAGAGCTCATTGTCCTCCATGAAGCAACGCAACAAGCAAAGTGATCAATCTGAAAGCAGTGATCTGGATGATGTCAGCACACCCAGCGGAAGCGATCTAGAGAGCATGTCAAGCTCCGAGCTCGAAAGTGATATGGACAGTGAGAGAGATAGGGGGGCTATGCGGGAAAGTGCCAAAAGCTTCAAAAGGAAGGCTTGTGATGGAAGCCCCCAAAATCTCAGCCTGACAAGCAGCAGTGCTGATAAAAACTTTGCCGGACCGTCGCTAAACCCTTCCTCACTGGATGAGCGAACAGCTGTTACAGGGGCTGTGAATGACTCTATTAAAGCGATTGCCTCCATTGCGGAGAAGTATTTTGGTTCAACAGGCCTGGCCGGCCTGCCGGACAAAAAAGTCAGGTCACTGCCCTATCCCTCGATGTTCCCTTTACCTTTCTTCACCACTTTCTCTCCACCAGTTTATCCTGTTCAAGACAGAGATGCCAGATCTCACGGGCTGAAGGGTGAGCCGCAGTTGCTGGCAGATGATTGCAAAAAGGCTCAGAGCAAGTCGTCATCCGAGTCACCGTTTGACCTCACCACCAAGCGAAAGGAGGAGAAGTCTACCCCGTTTGTGCCCTCCAAACTAGAAGTCTCCCACTTGACTGGTCAGGATCAGCCTTTGGACCTCAGCCTAGGGAGCAGGGGCCGTGGATGCAGTGcaagagaagaagagaaaaaaatgaatgagggTCATCAAGATGAGAGGGTAGTCATGGAAACGCCGAAGCCTGACTCCTCGCTACAACATGCCAGACCGACTCCTTTCTTCATGGATCCCATCTACAGGTATTGTTATTCCCagtgtcgttgttgttgttttctcaaAAAACACATTCCCACCAAGAAGCACTGTTTGGTTCAGCTTGGCACCGTACAACCTTTGCATTTTCATTGCACAAATTTGGAAAAGGtatcaaaataaacatttaatagcACTGTTAAGCATCCATCCAGACCAATTCCTCTCTTTCAACATCAGCCAGCTCTGTACTGTATGATGTTCCTTTCTTCCACCATCCTAAGGACTTGGAAGAATAGGAAGCTCGGTATGGATTATTGAAGGCACAGAAATCGATATCCCACATGCCATTGTGTAAAATCATATAAACGTGTTGCTATAGGACATCAGTTGCTCTGTTTACTTACATTTTCACATCTTGGATgccataaaaatgtttccacAGCTGATAAATGAGCAACCGCAGTCAACAATTAACGTAGTCAACTGGTTTCTCTTTACCTGTATATTGCAACCTTTGAACTTCGTAATGACTTGTGGGTTAAGAGCTGATAGAAATCTACTATTAGCAGGGTTGAGAAGAGGAGAATGAGTGATCCGTTCGAGACGCTGAAAGACAAGTACATGCGGCCAGCTCCAGGCTTCCTCTTTCATCCTCAGGTATGTTCTGACCGTTGTGGTATCAGCGTGGCGAGGGAAACAATATGTTTAtctaaagaaaatatttagaagtttaattgtgtgtgtgtatatttgtgtataaaaggagtaCGCTCCTAAAGCCTTGATTTCGGCAATAGCTTTCTGTGGAAGATTTTCCAATGTGTGGGCattacaggtgtgtgtgtgttttgagctgACATGCATCTAATCAGTCTCTCTTGTTGTGTGAGAAAAGGTCTAGGAAAGTGAAAACAGCACTTTCTCAGGCATATGATTTCGTTCCCTCTTTTCTGGCCATTTTAGGTCTGGTTTTTACAGGCTGTTTCATTTGCCTGATTTATGTCCTCTGTCCAGACTGTTGCAAAGGGCCCAGCCTGCAACGAGCACATGGTCGTCCCACCTGCCTTAATGAGGTGTCCTATCAGTAGAAACACTAACAGAGTGCTTAGGCCATCTTTATGACTTTATGATGTCTGGACACACAAATCATTCCCAGAAACACCAGACTAGTGTAGGTCCAAGTGAGACCAGGCAAGGGGCCCTCTGGTATACTTTTGAGTGGGTTTGTTTTCAGTCACCTGACTCACTGCTAGGCCATATATCAAGGCAAACTAATTAAACTATAAACTGGaactataacttttttttccacctttttgtttttaattcctgGCAGCAtattttattgcaaagcaatatGGGCTCATATTACATACTGGCTGCTGTTATAATGTCTTTATTGAGCACAGGGAAGTGTTGGGAACTATTAGAGCCACCTATAATTCCCCCAATGTAACTTTGTAGTGAGGCAGCTCATTGCTCCTTTAAAATGTAACACATCAAACCACTTATCTTTGACCAATGTATATCGAGAGACATCCATTGCTACTACtccctgacttttttttttctttactcccTTCAGTTTCGTTTGCCGGATCAGAGCACTtgggtaagttttttttttgttgttgtttttttttactcatagtGATGCATGGACAgtgcaaaatataaataatttatgaAAACAAGCTAGCAGTTCTGCACCATCTTGCTCCAACACTTTATCCCTCAGGAGATGCTATGAGTCACAATACATGTAGCCTCTGGATTTCTGAGCTCCTCTCATCCTCCTCTGTGTGAATTTGGCATTACAATGGAGGGCCAACACAATTTGTTACGTgccattaaaaacaacatttttggacactttgttatattgcagtgaGATGCCAAGCTAGAGATGCAACTTCATAGCTAATTTGCATACGAGATTCAGGGGTCGTCGGCAAATGTCCGGTGTCTGGTGCATGGGGTCAAATACGGGTGGTTGTTTTAAAGGAGCTGAAGTCTTGCATGACTAGTCGACCTCCTCAAagtttttgtgtgacatttgAAGCATATTTTCAAATTCCAAAAGATATGACCTTTAGTGTGTTCAAATTTGGAAGTTCAATTGTACTTGTTTTGTATGATGCCTTTAGCAATGGACGTCTCCCTGCTCTCTTGTTTTCAAATTTACAAACTACATACATATGGTGGCCGAGAGGGGCAAATGCACTGCAAATGCAggaatgacacaaaacaaaaaacacgcaaGCACATAAAACAATAGTAAAGAAAAAATGCTGCTcgaaaaaaatgctgcaatcacaaaaaaacaactgcaaaagaaaaatgctgcaagataaaaatgctgcaatcacagaaaacagctgcaaaggaaaaatgttacaaacacaaaaaaacacacacaaatcaggGAAATGCCGCACGCTCACGCTACACAAAGGAAGTCTGCCAGACCACGAGGAGGCGCGACCCCCAGTACTGTGAGACCAGGGGTGCCTTTCATCGATACTAGCTACGTCAGTGCCCTCTAGCAGCTTGcctaaccgacgtgcctacgtaCCATGTGCCGTGTTGGAGAGGTcgttcccatagaaggcaaggtacagactctgaaattagtcgtaacttgctcatttctcaaccgattttcttgagggttactgttttgtcaacgccaaagcatATGCTATCAATATGACAACTTTGACCTCCCTAGTTTAGCGTCACCGTCGACATGGAGCTCAACATATCTACCTATACATGCATGTGGTGCCTCTGGTCTCACAGGAAAGGTCCGTCCCGGAGGTTGCGCCCCCTAGTGGCCTGGCGGACTTCCGACttccgtgtgtgttttgttgtctttgcgcatttttgttttgcacttgttttttcttttgcacttgttttttcttttgctgttgttttctgtgattgcagAATTTTTGCCTggcaacgtttttttttggttgctttcgttttttgcagttgttttatgtgcttgtgtgtttttcgtcTTGCGTCATTCCTGCTATGCAGCATATGGCCGTTTGCAGCGCATTTGACCCTGCTGGCCACCGTATATCCAGCATTCACATGACTGATCACGCAGTAGCTCAGTGTTTCTTggttttcccccattttaattattttaatttgtttacatttttgtctctAAATTAAGCCCTGCTCTGATTCAAATTAAAGGCTGAAATGGGACTTTCCAGCAGCGCTACACCCTAACCAACCACTTTTGAAAATACTCTGTTTGCTTATACAGAAAATGAAGCGCATCTATTGCAAATGAGCATGGAAGGGACAGTGGATAGTGTAGTGAAGGTAGTTGCTTAGTGGGGGCTGCTTTACATGTGTCCAAGGGTAACAGTCTCTTTGGGACAGTGCCGTGGAGCGGGGGGTTCGCGGGTTGAGCTTGTTCCTCTCGCCAAACATCTGTTTGCTGATAAAGATCAACAATTGAGAATGCATCTCACTAATTAGGCCCTCGCAGCATCACTGACTTCTGAAGATAGCCAATCAACTGCTGGTCCCACTGCAACACTACAGCAACAAGCAAGTTCACAAATGCTCACACATTGCCTTGGGGAGAATACAAAGGGGTTTTCAtgaggtgtgtgtctgtgtgtgtttaaatgtatGTGTAAAGGGGGCCTGTTATACAAAAGAGTCGAGTGTATGACCTTGGGAAAATTACCTCTGAGCAGAGTCTGGTCTCTTCTTGACATTAAGTAGCTTaaacatttcacacacaaggcACTGTGACATGGTCAAATAGACTTAATCAACCTAATCCATAAAACCTACACATCAGTCATTGAAGTGCAAGCTGCAATTGATGGTTTTTAACTTTTCATATATAATTATTAAGTCTTGTTATTATTAAGTATCACTATTAAGTCTTGTTTGACCCCCagaaaattgtaaataatattaTCCCATATCCTATCATATCCTATATGAAGATTATACTGCTTAAGATAAATTGATGCTGTGAGAATTCATGTATTACTGTTAATTATGACAAATAAGATATTAATGATTAATTTAACCGTTATTTTTACAGTAGTTAGTCTTATAGGAAAATAAGAACTCCAGTGTATCACGAAATGTGGAAAACATATTTCCATGTAGATAAATAAGGTGACCAACGAGAACTATTCTGATGAAGAGCAGTTCTACACTCTTGCATTctataatcacaataataataataatcacaataataataataataatgataatctaACCAACTTGACAATCCACATCCTTCCACAGTGAGAATGTCCACTGCGTCAGGAACTTAACACTCAGCCGTCACTCATTCATTAGTCTCTCTCAAGCTCTGTTCTTGCTTTCCATCTGTCTTTccatctttgttttatttttttcactcatttgctctttttttctgtctcacCTATCATCTCGCTCTTCATCATGCTCCCCCTCAGAACCTCCTCACCTCTCTCCTTGCCATCTACTCCATCTTGGCGTGCAGCCTGAGTGTGACAGGGGCTGAAAACAGGAGATGGAATGTCAGAGTCGAAGCAGTGCTCCCGTAGAAGACCCGAATCACCGCTGATTTGTTGGCCTAAAGAAATAAGAACAAGCTGAAAATTTAATATGcacaaaataatgcaaatttCTGTGGTCCCcttggaaaagaagaaaaaaagtgtgcgtgtttgtgtgtgtgcgtgggatGGCCTGTCATGCCCGGTGCTCTACTGGGACCAGCACCCCTCTGTCTCCCCCTTCATCCCCACCCCGCCTCTTTCGGCACAGCGATATCATTATTACCCATGTCTGGCCCTTGATCAGCAATGTCAACATCTTTCATAATGACGAATGCGCTGTCTGCCCGCATTGTGCACAGAATGGTTTACTGCCCAGCAGTGGACATGAATCACTCCACACGcaaacgcaaacacacacagacagacatggATCTGacaacacacagatacacacatggCACGTCCAATCACACCCGCGTACAATATGCATGCCTGtaagcgcacacacactgcGCTCCCTCACGTGCATTACAAATACATTCTATTTTCACACACATTGGTGGCAATTAATCAACTATGACCACCTCGCAACAAATAGTTTCTTGTCCATATATCCACATCCAATGTAGAAAAAGAAGGCATAAATAATTCTTCCCAGGATATCTGATGAAAGCAACTGTTCAACTTCATTAGCAGATTGGCTGCAGTCGTTAATTCTTTCCGTCTGTCTGCGTAGGTGTTGTCTGTCTGAGAGAGAGTTGGGTGAAACAACCGAAAGGTTTCTCAAAGCATGTCAGGAATATCAATGTAGCCTGTGAAATTGGGACTCTATTTGACGTGATATGATAGTTACACATGTTTGGTTTTGGCATCTTTTTGTGGGCATTGAAACAAAGAAACTCTTGTGGCTCCTTGCTTAGCAATATTCAGGCATTCATAAAATCAATGCTAGACCAGAAATTCCAGCAGAGTGGCGTTTCCTGGAGTTTGAAGTTTTACAATCATCCGGTGTCATCTTCCTTCAGATGTCAGCTATTGAGAACATGGCCGAGAAGCTGGAAACCTTTGGCTCCTTGAAGCCAGACTCGGGTGACCTGCTGCGCTCGGGCCCCTCCATGTTTGACTTCCGAGCGCCACCGTCAACGCTTCCAGAGACGCTGCTACGCAAGGGCAAAGAGCGCTATACCTGCAGGTAACCACAGCACACTATGCGGCATTTCTTATCGTcaagaagttaaattttgattCACATTTGAACTAGAACTGCAGAATAATTATGGTGATGgtttattttgatcattttctgttgcaataatacattttcagcTTACGTTTTTCCAATTTGGACTGCAAGGAAAATTATGTTGTTCTTTTCACCAACTTGGAAAACACTGCTTACATTACATTTATCTTGGATAGATATTGCGGAAAAATCTTCCCACGTTCTGCCAACCTGACGCGCCACCTTAGGACTCATACAGGGGAGCAACCTTATAGGTAAGACActtaatttacattatttttgggtGATGATATGTTATTCCATGAGTCTGGCAATCCACAAACACTTAATATCACAAACTATCCAAAGACCCTCCTCACTCATGGAATATCCTTTATACGGAAAACATAAAACGACTACGTTGTTTTCTTCAAACAAATGTCACCTAGAATAGCATTCAGTAGATCTTTACCGAAGTCATATCATCCTTAACATGTCCATTTCATGTTCTACAAGGACATAAAACCGCTCCAGCCCTGGGACCTGTCTGTTCATTGCTCTCCTTGGTCCCAATGCAAGTAGACTGTAACTGTAGAAAGTAGAATAAATTATTATATGCACCTTTCATGCAGAGCCTTCTCAAATATCCCGGGTTCTTGCAAATGTGCCACGGCAGTGCAGAATTTCATGGagatcagttgttttttttttttttggggggggggggatagtcCCGCTAACAAAGAAGCAAGCCAAAAACTGCCAATCAAAATAATATCTCTCGCCACTGTGCGAATAGGTTGCAGGAAATGTAACACTGAACGCCATTTTGTTAAATGTTCCATAAGGTACCATGGCACACTTGCACGTTTCTTTGATTGCAAATAGACTCGATATGCAAGAACAGAAAATGAGCGTTTTGTCTTCACCAATGCGAACGGCTGTCCATCAACCACTACACTTTTCCCGACAAAGCAAAATATTCCCGTTCAACCTCTCTACCGCTTCAGCATCAACTGTTGCTGAAGAGCTGACAATAAAGCAAATTTGTTGTTAATAAAAATACCTTTACCTCGTTAATATAATGAGTAATCCCTGGCCGAAACAGAGCTTTGTAGTTACTAAGATGAAGGAATGTTGGCCCGAAGCTCGTAGGAGGCCTTTTGACCACAGGGGAGGGAGAAAGATCGGTGCGGGCCTCTACTGCCCCAGCCTGATAGCCTCCATTCCGCTCACTGGCATGCCATTAAAGATCACCGCTGTTTATTGTAATTTCTTATGGTGATAACCGGGGGGGTCCTGAGGGACAGCCAATCGAGCAGGCTAATTCCAGCAGAAGAAAAGATGTAATCTTCTCGTATAATTTTGCATGAAGAAACTTGGCAAGAGTGACTAATTTCGCTGGGATAGAACACAATCTGTTGCGTGCTTATTGAATGAGAGAAGAATGCAATTTTATTGAGCTGGCTGGAGATAAGAAGCAATTCGGTTTCACCTTAAACAAGCTCCTCCATCATGTCTGGATCTGTGGGACTGctgggactgtgtgtgtgtgtgcgtgtgtgtgtgttctgcatCAGAGATGCTGTTCTGATTCCCACAGAACAATCCAGGAGTTCCAAAGTAATGTTTTCGGTTGCTGTTAAGTTTTGTCCTTAAAATGGCGTTTTTCTGTCCTGCAGGTGTAAATACTGCGACCGCTCCTTCAGCATCTCCTCCAACCTGCAACGCCACATTCGCAACATCCACAACAAGGAGAAGCCCTTTAAGTGCCACTTGTGTGATCGATGCTTTGGTCAGCAAACCAACCTGGATCGTCACCTCAAGAAGCACGAGAATGGTAACCTGTCAGGTGCGAACCGAGAGGCCTCGTCTCTAATTTCAAACGAATCCTTTTACGCTACTGTGGGAAACCAtcttaaaagtaaaattaattAAGTACATCTGCCACTTATTTATTTCATCAACAACATATCTTAGAGATGTGTACCAGAAAATAACAAcactgaatggaaaaaaaaatgttttgccctTGTTTCTTTGCGCAGGGACTGCAATGTCTTCTCCACAGTCGGAACTAGATGGCAACGGCGCCATATTGGACGACAAAGAAGACTCTTACTTCAACGAAATAAGAAATTTCATCGGCAACACAGGACAAAGCCAAACATCCCCGGACCCCTCTGAAGAAGGGTAGAGAGACATCCACATTTTCTCAACTCTACAGCTAACTCCTACCTAAAAACATAAAGAGTGAGCCTACGGTTAAATGTAGCAAAAAGATATTTCGTCGAGTACTCAAGtaatcacccccccccctccccccctctccTGCCCcactatatttgtatatatatattctttttactACAAACATATTTTATCCTCATTTATGAGGCCTGGAATTTTATCCTTAAACTACGTATGTTGGTACTAAGTGTATGCTATGAACTCTGTGAACAgtatttgagacaacaaaaatagcctTTGTTAAATGGTTAGCATTACCGATTAGCATTAGAGCGCtagtgattaccattttaggtttaaaaaaaaaataacgctaGTTACCATTCAGTtcactcatacatcattttACATGTACTTTATACATCTGATAATGTCTTATAATCACTCACTTATAATCCTTGGTCAATTTTGGCAGTGTTTTTCACTGGGCCAACagtccgtctgcaacaaatgtccgtgcAGTAAAAATGGACAGTGGCTAAATGGTTCCAGGCAGTGGAAATAtgcttgtattatttttttattgcctcgaggcagaattttttgtgtcgaccaatttCTGTCGTCGACTTAGCcaagtttgcctttttttttttttttctcacagctCTATATAGATTGGTGGTACTGAGTGCTTGAGGTTAAGAAATGTGACACATATCCTGGTTTAAGCCGGTCACTATTGATGGAGCAAACCATTTCTTAGGCAGTTGTGGTGGGAGTACTGTTctgtgtttttacacttttataggttgtttaaaaaataaatccttttgggatctctcaaattttaggggtgctgggattcGTTTTAGCAGTGCCCTCAAAAATGGGCTCCAAACGCTCATGTCAAGAGCTGTCTGTCTCTGTTAGACTATTTTGCTATCACCCCAGCCCATCTTAGTAATTGCATACTGTTCAGAGAGCAATCATGTGTGTCCACATTGAAGGAGAACACAACTCTTTCATGCATTAAAATCAGGTGATGTCTCTGTTCATGCGAAATCGTTTATGCATTATGCAAATACATTCTTGAAGCTGCGATCAGGTCAGATAGCAGTTGTGCAATCCGAGTTTGTTTTCACACGCCTCACGTCGGTGCGATCGCAAGCCCGATTGCGCGGCCGGATAGAGATCTCGTAGACTGCTCGATGATTGGAACCCAAGAGCAGGAGCAGGCGCAGGAGCCTCGGGAGGACGGGAAGAGAAGCCCAAAAGCGGGTCGTGCGGCAGTTAGCCCACCACATCTGGAACCAACATGTCTGCCGACAGGAAGAAGGTAGAGGGGGTGGGGTCACGAGGTCGGTCTGTGTTTCCTTTCAAAACGGTGCGCTTCTGACTGCTTCTGATAGATACTTCATCCCCAGCAAATTACCACGTTTGAAAGCATAATTAGCGAATCTGTTTTCTTAATCACAGAGCTCTGGCCGGCTCTTCGGGAGTCGGTATTCTGAGCCGCGCGGGCTCAACGCGCCACAAATAACACCTTGTTAGACCCAGACTTACACCGTCCCGGAGGAAGCTTGCTGTAAAACCCAATGCGCTATCAACAGCTGATGAAGAACAAAAGACGATACACATTGTTTATTTCTGGACACGCTTAATGTAATCTCATCAATTGGTATCGTATAATTAATTATGTGATGACGTATGTCACTTTCCTATCCGGACTTCTCTTTCTCCGAGACCTCTTGGTGCATGGTTTTTAAGTGTCTGACGAAAGACATCTCAGTGTAATTAGTGAATCAGTCTCAATGTGGTTCCAGGTGATTTAGCAAATGGTGGTTTCCTGTGGCACTGAGGCAGAAGGAAAAATGAAGACTCTGGCAGTTTGGATAGCTGGTTCGCTTTCCCTCCACAGGGATAGCGGAATGGATCGCTTGGCAATGCATTCATAATTCAACTTCCAAATGGGGCTGTCAGACAAATATTTTGCCTATTAGATGATTACTAGATAATAGTGAAGATAAACAAGACGAGAGACAGAGCACTCCAGTTAAGTGCTGCAAATGATGAAGTTGGTGCTGCCGCTGTGCCCAGAGGGGCCCCGCAGCCTAGATGACAAACGACATTCCGGCTTTGGTCCGTCCCAGCTGCCATGTCCTGCTTTGCCGCTTAGTCCGATGCTagacattgattttttttttttttgtatcgagGAGCAGAGGAATGTTACAAGAACATTCAGAAATCGCAAAGAAAATTAAATGGCATTAAACATTTTAGCTGGTAAATGTCTTTACTACATAAATGTTGTGTATTCTTGGTCTGCAGTGTCAATGGCACCCCATTTCAAGAAGGAAAGACTCTACTGATGGCCAGGCACGGCTCACGTGACTTGGAAGACGAGGAGGCAGAGGAGCTTGGTGCTGATGAAGAAGGGGAAGAACCCAGCAAGACCCTGAATCAACCCCAAGAGGAGATGCCCGCCAGCAACATGAGTGATGACGTAATACAAGATGAAATGGACTTTAGTCGAACAAATGACTTGCGCCAGAGCTGTAAAATCTCTCCAAGGAGGTAAATCTACTTTCCGAATACAACTGTGTCAGTTTTTACTTGAAATTGGTGACACGAAGATGTTTTTTGTCCCTGGGTGTCCAGGTataaggaggaggaagagccgAGTGGCTACTCCGCCTTGGATCAGATTTGTCACTTTTCAGAGATCCACAAGCTGGAGGAGAGTGAGTTGAGCGACGGGGAAGCTGATGAAGAAGACCAATCGTTTGCCCCCACCTCGCTGACTGAGGCAGTCAAGCAGCCCCTCTTTAGGAAATCCAAGTCACAGGTAACAACATTTCCGACGCACATACTGGATATTGGAGCTTCTAATTCCTACACACTTTGTTCTATTCTGGGAGGCTGGTCAACCTGATTTGTTTGTAATGCACCTTCCCCATAGAAAATAGAATCAATATTTTCAGGGTCAAACTATACAAGCaattttaagcaacattttaacatccctAAGTGTCATACAGTTGTGAAAATCTAAGTAGAAAAGTTGACCATTGTTAAAGCTTACTTGTGTGTAACTTTAATGACGAGTGACTGACATAGTGACGAATATGCTGAGGGAGATTACTTCATGCGCTTGTAAAGTGGCAGCCAGGCTGCAGATGTATGTACCAGGTCCATTCCCAAGTCTACAGACATCATGGATGtttgctctaaaaaaaaaaaaaaaaaaaaaaaaaaaagttggttaagattaatagaaacattttcaaaatctcagataaGTTGCACCACAAGGTGATGCTTCAAGGTCA of the Phyllopteryx taeniolatus isolate TA_2022b chromosome 8, UOR_Ptae_1.2, whole genome shotgun sequence genome contains:
- the mecom gene encoding MDS1 and EVI1 complex locus protein EVI1-A isoform X5, with product MRSKGRARKLATNDGDDKYALETSDILDDACGSDGDPARSSGLAEDPTSPSEDEVSPSRPASFQQQQQINIFLSQENLAIPMDFELQQSTVLNGALGIWSRRSIYIGERFGPYVGERTPSLRDPVQGWQILDGSGHVKYCVDASKPDIRSWLKYIQFAPTAKQHNLTACQVDDQIYYKVTRDIFPGEELLLFMKAEEYSCDTMAPDIHEERQYRCEDCDQHFESRNQLLDHQMQQCGMPPSSFLDAGENSDINAQEPQDLRSLHMSHDFHECKECDQVFPDIQSLEAHTLSHSEEREYKCDQCPKAFNWKSNLIRHQMSHDSGKHHECENCSKQVFTDPSNLQRHIRSQHVGARAHACSDCGKTFATSSGLKQHKHIHSSVKPFMCEVCHKSYTQFSNLCRHKRMHADCRTQIKCKDCGQMFSTTSSLNKHRRFCEGKNHFTTGGLFAQSMPLPGAPGLDKSALAMGHSSGGLADYFGASRHHGGLTFPAAPGFPFSFPGLFPSGLYHRPPLIPATSSPVRQPALAVGGGPGAELSRNPLLPPSPGAHESRELLKALRKEDSGPESQIRASDLHTQSSLSSMKQRNKQSDQSESSDLDDVSTPSGSDLESMSSSELESDMDSERDRGAMRESAKSFKRKACDGSPQNLSLTSSSADKNFAGPSLNPSSLDERTAVTGAVNDSIKAIASIAEKYFGSTGLAGLPDKKVRSLPYPSMFPLPFFTTFSPPVYPVQDRDARSHGLKGEPQLLADDCKKAQSKSSSESPFDLTTKRKEEKSTPFVPSKLEVSHLTGQDQPLDLSLGSRGRGCSAREEEKKMNEGHQDERVVMETPKPDSSLQHARPTPFFMDPIYSRVEKRRMSDPFETLKDKYMRPAPGFLFHPQFRLPDQSTWMSAIENMAEKLETFGSLKPDSGDLLRSGPSMFDFRAPPSTLPETLLRKGKERYTCRYCGKIFPRSANLTRHLRTHTGEQPYRCKYCDRSFSISSNLQRHIRNIHNKEKPFKCHLCDRCFGQQTNLDRHLKKHENGNLSGTAMSSPQSELDGNGAILDDKEDSYFNEIRNFIGNTGQSQTSPDPSEEGVNGTPFQEGKTLLMARHGSRDLEDEEAEELGADEEGEEPSKTLNQPQEEMPASNMSDDVIQDEMDFSRTNDLRQSCKISPRRYKEEEEPSGYSALDQICHFSEIHKLEESELSDGEADEEDQSFAPTSLTEAVKQPLFRKSKSQAYAMMLSLAEKDSLHPATHTPASMWHSLARAAAESNAIQSLSHV
- the mecom gene encoding histone-lysine N-methyltransferase MECOM isoform X3, whose product is MRSKGRARKLATNDGDDKYALETSDILDDACGSDGDPARSSGLAEDPTSPSEDEVSPSRPASFQQQQQINIFLSQENLAIPMDFELQQSTVLNGALGIWSRRSIYIGERFGPYVGERTPSLRDPVQGWQILDGSGHVKYCVDASKPDIRSWLKYIQFAPTAKQHNLTACQVDDQIYYKVTRDIFPGEELLLFMKAEEYSCDTMAPDIHEERQYRCEDCDQHFESRNQLLDHQMQQCGMPPSSFLDAGENSDINAQEPQDLRSLHMSHDFHECKECDQVFPDIQSLEAHTLSHSEEREYKCDQCPKAFNWKSNLIRHQMSHDSGKHHECENCSKVFTDPSNLQRHIRSQHVGARAHACSDCGKTFATSSGLKQHKHIHSSVKPFMCKSLRPYLCEVCHKSYTQFSNLCRHKRMHADCRTQIKCKDCGQMFSTTSSLNKHRRFCEGKNHFTTGGLFAQSMPLPGAPGLDKSALAMGHSSGGLADYFGASRHHGGLTFPAAPGFPFSFPGLFPSGLYHRPPLIPATSSPVRQPALAVGGGPGAELSRNPLLPPSPGAHESRELLKALRKEDSGPESQIRASDLHTQSSLSSMKQRNKQSDQSESSDLDDVSTPSGSDLESMSSSELESDMDSERDRGAMRESAKSFKRKACDGSPQNLSLTSSSADKNFAGPSLNPSSLDERTAVTGAVNDSIKAIASIAEKYFGSTGLAGLPDKKVRSLPYPSMFPLPFFTTFSPPVYPVQDRDARSHGLKGEPQLLADDCKKAQSKSSSESPFDLTTKRKEEKSTPFVPSKLEVSHLTGQDQPLDLSLGSRGRGCSAREEEKKMNEGHQDERVVMETPKPDSSLQHARPTPFFMDPIYSRVEKRRMSDPFETLKDKYMRPAPGFLFHPQFRLPDQSTWMSAIENMAEKLETFGSLKPDSGDLLRSGPSMFDFRAPPSTLPETLLRKGKERYTCRYCGKIFPRSANLTRHLRTHTGEQPYRCKYCDRSFSISSNLQRHIRNIHNKEKPFKCHLCDRCFGQQTNLDRHLKKHENGNLSGTAMSSPQSELDGNGAILDDKEDSYFNEIRNFIGNTGQSQTSPDPSEEGVNGTPFQEGKTLLMARHGSRDLEDEEAEELGADEEGEEPSKTLNQPQEEMPASNMSDDVIQDEMDFSRTNDLRQSCKISPRRYKEEEEPSGYSALDQICHFSEIHKLEESELSDGEADEEDQSFAPTSLTEAVKQPLFRKSKSQAYAMMLSLAEKDSLHPATHTPASMWHSLARAAAESNAIQSLSHV